Proteins encoded in a region of the Procambarus clarkii isolate CNS0578487 chromosome 28, FALCON_Pclarkii_2.0, whole genome shotgun sequence genome:
- the LOC138369408 gene encoding cuticle protein AM1159-like has translation MKSVILAAAVCAVAFGAPRASHLAASEASVPSDHNTTVVPILEDERTNDNNGTFTVNVKTGNGIAISGSGSPSGTNGSVVQTGEFSYTAPDGTPVTVKFVADENGFQPQSNMIPVAPAFPHPIAQFVLDQIAFAAKEDAAPSLAFAEAVFENPASLS, from the exons ATGAAGAGT GTGATCCTCGCTGCTGCCGTGTGCGCTGTGGCCTTCGGTGCCCCCAGGGCCTCACACTTAGCTGCCTCCGAAGCCTCAGTCCCGTCTGACCACAATACCACAGTTGTGCCCATCCTTGAGGACGAGCGCACAAACGACAACAATGGAACGTTTACCGTCAACGTGAAGACTGGCAACGGTATCGCCATATCCGGGTCTGGCTCTCCCTCCGGTACTAACGGTTCTGTGGTCCAGACTGGAGAATTTTC CTACACTGCCCCTGACGGTACCCCAGTCACGGTGAAGTTCGTTGCTGATGAGAATGGCTTCCAGCCCCAGTCCAACATGATACCGGTGGCTCCTGCCTTCCCCCACCCAATCGCCCAGTTTGTGCTGGACCAGATCGCCTTCGCCGCTAAGGAAGACGCTGCTCCCTCCTTAGCCTTCGCTGAGGCCGTCTTTGAGAACCCAGCTTCCTTGTCATAG
- the LOC123754885 gene encoding cuticle protein AM1159-like, whose protein sequence is MMKFVILAAAVCAVAFGAPRASHLAAPEASVPSDHNTTVVPILEDKRTNDNNGTFTVNVKTGNGITMSESGSPSGTNGSVVQTGEFSYTAPDGTPVTVKFVADENGFQPQSNMIPVAPAFPHPIAQFVLDQIAFAAKEDAARSLAFAEAVFENPASLS, encoded by the exons ATGATGAAGTTT GTGATCCTCGCTGCTGCCGTGTGCGCTGTGGCCTTCGGTGCCCCCAGGGCCTCACACTTAGCTGCCCCCGAAGCCTCAGTTCCGTCTGACCACAATACCACAGTTGTGCCCATCCTTGAGGACAAGCGCACAAACGACAACAATGGAACGTTTACCGTCAACGTGAAGACTGGCAACGGTATCACCATGTCCGAGTCAGGCTCTCCCTCCGGAACTAACGGTTCTGTGGTCCAGACTGGAGAATTTTC CTACACTGCCCCTGACGGCACCCCAGTCACGGTGAAGTTCGTTGCTGATGAGAATGGCTTCCAGCCCCAGTCCAACATGATACCGGTGGCTCCTGCCTTCCCCCACCCAATCGCCCAGTTTGTGCTGGACCAGATCGCCTTCGCCGCTAAGGAAGACGCTGCTCGCTCCTTGGCCTTCGCTGAGGCCGTCTTTGAGAACCCAGCTTCCTTGTCATAG
- the LOC123754886 gene encoding endocuticle structural glycoprotein ABD-4-like: MTSALKHVHVSPVELNANNVTTKGVLSRVYINSVRLSVSTSLAETTMMKFVILAAAVCAVAFGAPRASHLAAPEASVPSDHNTTVVPILEDKRTNDNNGTFTVNVKTGNGITMSSSGSPSGTNGSVVQTGEFSYTAPDGTPVTVKFIADENGFQPQSNMMPVAPAFPHPIAQFVLDQIAFAAKEDSARS, encoded by the exons ATGACATCGGCTCTGAAACATGTTCATGTCTCTCCG GTAGAGCTGAATGCTAACAATGTCACTACCAAGGGCGTACTTTCTCGAGTGTATATAAACTCCGTTAGATTAAGTGTTAGTACCAGTCTCGCAGAAACCACCATGATGAAGTTT GTGATCCTCGCTGCTGCCGTGTGCGCTGTGGCCTTCGGTGCCCCCAGGGCCTCACACTTAGCTGCCCCCGAAGCCTCAGTCCCGTCTGACCACAATACCACAGTTGTGCCCATCCTTGAGGACAAGCGCACAAACGACAACAATGGAACGTTTACCGTCAACGTGAAGACTGGCAACGGTATCACCATGTCCAGTTCTGGCTCTCCCTCCGGTACTAACGGTTCTGTGGTCCAGACTGGAGAATTTTC CTACACTGCCCCTGACGGCAccccagtcacagtgaagttcatcgCTGATGAGAACGGCTTCCAGCCCCAGTCCAACATGATGCCGGTGGCTCCTGCCTTCCCCCACCCAATCGCCCAGTTTGTACTGGACCAGATCGCCTTCGCCGCTAAGGAAGACTCTGCTCGCTCTTAG
- the LOC123754887 gene encoding cuticle protein AM1159-like → MMKFVILAAAVCAVAFGAPRASHLAASETSVPSDHNTTVVPILEDERTNDNNGTFTVNVKTGNGITMSRSGSPSGTNGSVVQTGEFSYTAPDGTPVTVKFVADENGFQPQSNMMPVAPAFPHPIAQFVLDQIAFAAKEDAARSLALADAVFEDPASLF, encoded by the exons ATGATGAAGTTT GTGATCCTCGCTGCTGCCGTGTGCGCTGTGGCCTTCGGTGCCCCCAGGGCCTCACACTTAGCTGCCTCCGAAACCTCAGTCCCGTCTGACCACAATACTACAGTTGTGCCCATCCTTGAGGACGAGCGCACAAACGACAACAATGGAACGTTTACCGTCAACGTGAAGACTGGCAACGGTATCACCATGTCCAGGTCTGGCTCTCCCTCCGGTACTAACGGTTCTGTGGTCCAGACTGGAGAATTTTC CTACACTGCCCCTGACGGCAccccagtcacagtgaagttcgttGCTGATGAGAACGGCTTCCAGCCCCAGTCCAACATGATGCCGGTGGCTCCTGCCTTCCCCCACCCAATCGCCCAGTTTGTGCTGGACCAGATCGCCTTCGCCGCTAAGGAAGACGCTGCTCGGTCCTTGGCCCTTGCTGACGCCGTCTTTGAGGACCCAGCTTCCTTGTTCTAG